One genomic segment of Agromyces intestinalis includes these proteins:
- a CDS encoding DEAD/DEAH box helicase — MSTATPSGSHLPGTSAAEHLSPSFPARAPWGTASKLRAWQAEALEQYLDELPRDFLAAATPGAGKTTFALRIAAELRARRIIDRITVVAPTDHLKRQWADAAARVGIRLDPGFRNAHGRTARHYHGVAVTYAQVAIRPALHRELTLSGRTLVILDEVHHGGDTLSWGDAIREAFEPAEKRLSLTGTPFRSDTAPIPFVQYEPDAKGVRLSRTDYNYGYGRALADGVVRPVLFMVYAGHMRWRTKAGDEMEAKLGEDNTKDVTSSAWRTALEPTGEWIPAVLRAADRRLTEVRQAIPDAGGLVIATDQTVARAYAEILQSICGERVTVVLSDEKEASARIEEFSEGTSRWMVAVRMVSEGVDVPRLAVGVYATSSATPLFFAQAIGRFVRARRRGETASVFLPNVPVLMALAGELERERDHALDRRDGDDDPGLDDGLLEAANREERASDEAGEFTWQAIASDATFDRVVFDGTDFGTFAEPGSDEEFDFIGIPGLLEPEQVAELLRHRQARQARRAGDRRKHAVDEPAAAEPVALYRTLKEQRSLLNSLVGLYARQMGLPHSQVHAELRRVCGGPEVAHATVTQLQARIDLLRRRLGGR; from the coding sequence GTGAGCACAGCGACCCCCTCCGGCAGCCATCTGCCCGGTACCTCCGCCGCTGAGCACCTGTCCCCGTCGTTCCCCGCGCGCGCACCGTGGGGCACCGCGTCGAAGCTGCGCGCCTGGCAGGCCGAGGCGCTCGAGCAATACCTCGACGAACTGCCGCGCGACTTCCTCGCGGCTGCGACGCCCGGCGCCGGCAAGACCACCTTCGCCCTGCGCATCGCCGCCGAACTGCGCGCCCGCCGCATCATCGACCGCATCACCGTGGTCGCCCCCACCGACCACCTGAAGCGGCAGTGGGCCGATGCGGCGGCACGGGTCGGAATCCGGCTCGACCCCGGATTCCGCAACGCCCACGGGCGCACCGCACGCCACTACCACGGGGTCGCCGTCACCTACGCGCAGGTCGCGATCCGCCCCGCGCTGCACCGCGAGCTCACGCTGTCGGGCCGCACCCTCGTCATCCTCGACGAGGTGCACCACGGCGGCGACACGCTCTCGTGGGGCGACGCCATCCGCGAGGCCTTCGAACCCGCTGAGAAGCGGCTCTCGCTCACCGGCACGCCGTTCCGCAGCGACACCGCGCCCATTCCATTCGTGCAGTACGAGCCCGACGCGAAGGGCGTACGCCTCTCGCGCACCGACTACAACTACGGTTACGGTCGGGCGCTGGCCGACGGCGTCGTGCGGCCCGTGCTGTTCATGGTCTACGCCGGGCACATGCGGTGGCGCACCAAGGCGGGCGACGAGATGGAGGCCAAGCTCGGCGAGGACAACACGAAGGATGTCACGTCGTCGGCCTGGCGCACCGCACTCGAGCCCACCGGCGAGTGGATCCCCGCCGTGCTGCGCGCCGCCGACCGTCGGCTCACCGAGGTGCGCCAGGCGATCCCCGATGCCGGCGGGCTCGTCATCGCCACCGACCAGACCGTCGCGCGCGCCTACGCCGAGATCCTGCAGTCGATCTGCGGCGAACGGGTCACGGTGGTGCTCTCCGACGAGAAGGAGGCGTCGGCGCGCATCGAGGAGTTCTCCGAGGGCACGAGCCGGTGGATGGTCGCGGTGCGCATGGTCTCCGAGGGCGTCGATGTTCCCCGCCTCGCGGTCGGCGTCTACGCCACCAGTTCGGCGACCCCGCTGTTCTTCGCCCAGGCGATCGGCCGGTTCGTGCGCGCCAGGCGCCGCGGCGAGACGGCCAGCGTGTTCCTGCCGAACGTGCCCGTGCTGATGGCGCTCGCCGGCGAGCTCGAGCGCGAGCGCGATCACGCTCTCGACCGGCGCGACGGCGACGACGACCCCGGCCTCGATGACGGCCTGCTCGAGGCCGCGAACCGCGAGGAACGCGCGAGCGACGAGGCCGGGGAGTTCACCTGGCAGGCGATCGCGAGCGACGCGACCTTCGATCGGGTGGTGTTCGACGGCACCGACTTCGGTACCTTCGCTGAACCCGGCAGCGACGAGGAGTTCGACTTCATCGGCATCCCGGGGCTGCTGGAGCCCGAGCAGGTCGCCGAACTGCTGCGGCACCGGCAGGCGCGTCAGGCCCGGCGCGCCGGTGATCGGCGCAAGCACGCGGTCGACGAGCCGGCCGCGGCCGAGCCGGTGGCGCTGTACCGCACCCTGAAAGAGCAGCGATCGCTGCTGAACAGCCTGGTCGGGCTCTACGCCCGCCAGATGGGTCTGCCGCATTCGCAGGTGCACGCCGAGCTGCGCCGAGTCTGCGGCGGACCCGAGGTGGCCCACGCCACGGTCACGCAGTTGCAGGCTCGGATCGACCTGCTGCGGCGTCGGCTCGGCGGGCGCTGA
- a CDS encoding LLM class flavin-dependent oxidoreductase → MSSRPIRFNAFDMSCVGHISSGLWRHPADQAQRYTDISYWTELAQLLERGRFDGIFIADVLGTYDVYGGTAEAAIKHGSQVPVTDPLLVVSAMAAVTEHLGFGVTAGTAYEHPYPFARRLSTLDHLTKGRVGWNVVTGYLPSAARNMGHDDQVEHDQRYDIADEYLEVLYKLWEGSWEDDAVVRDRDSGVFTDPSKVHDISHEGTHFKVPGIHLVEPSPQRSPVIYQAGASKRGIAFAAENAEAIFVAAPSKRTVASQVRQIRDALEAAGRDRYAARIYAMATVIVDETPDQARAKEAEYLAYADDEAALVLMSGWMGADLSQYDLDDPIGEVQSNAIQSLVTSLKEEADAGDEWTVRTLAERGKIGGFGTRIVGSAEEVADQLEEWVAETDIDGFNLSYAITPGTFEDIVEFVVPELQRRGRYPTEYQPGTLRQKLHGRGDRLPDEHRGARYRVGQTVGAEA, encoded by the coding sequence ATGTCCTCTCGTCCCATCCGCTTCAATGCGTTCGACATGAGCTGCGTCGGTCACATCTCGAGCGGTCTGTGGCGTCATCCGGCCGATCAGGCCCAGCGCTACACCGACATCTCGTACTGGACCGAGCTCGCGCAGCTGCTCGAACGGGGCCGATTCGATGGCATCTTCATCGCCGATGTGCTCGGAACCTACGACGTGTACGGCGGCACGGCCGAGGCCGCGATCAAGCACGGGTCTCAGGTGCCCGTGACCGACCCGCTGCTCGTCGTGTCGGCGATGGCGGCTGTCACCGAGCATCTCGGCTTCGGCGTGACGGCGGGCACCGCGTACGAGCACCCGTACCCGTTCGCCCGCCGCCTCTCGACGCTCGACCACCTGACCAAGGGCCGCGTCGGCTGGAACGTCGTGACCGGCTACCTCCCCTCGGCCGCGCGCAATATGGGGCACGACGACCAGGTCGAGCACGACCAGCGCTACGACATCGCCGACGAGTACCTCGAGGTGCTGTACAAGCTGTGGGAGGGGTCGTGGGAGGACGACGCGGTCGTGCGCGACCGCGACTCCGGCGTCTTCACCGACCCGTCGAAGGTGCACGACATCAGCCACGAGGGCACGCACTTCAAGGTCCCCGGCATCCACCTGGTCGAGCCGAGCCCGCAGCGCTCCCCCGTGATCTACCAGGCCGGCGCTTCGAAGCGGGGCATCGCGTTCGCGGCCGAGAACGCCGAGGCGATCTTCGTCGCCGCGCCCTCCAAGCGCACCGTCGCGTCGCAGGTGCGCCAGATCCGCGACGCCCTCGAAGCCGCGGGACGCGACCGGTACGCCGCGCGCATCTACGCCATGGCGACGGTCATCGTCGATGAGACCCCCGACCAGGCTCGGGCGAAGGAGGCCGAGTACCTGGCGTACGCCGACGACGAGGCCGCGCTCGTGCTGATGTCGGGCTGGATGGGCGCCGACCTCTCGCAGTACGACCTCGACGACCCCATCGGCGAGGTGCAGAGCAACGCGATCCAGTCGCTCGTGACCTCGCTCAAAGAGGAGGCCGACGCCGGCGACGAGTGGACCGTGCGCACACTCGCCGAGCGCGGCAAGATCGGCGGCTTCGGCACCCGCATCGTCGGCTCGGCCGAGGAGGTCGCCGACCAGCTCGAGGAGTGGGTCGCCGAGACCGACATCGACGGCTTCAACCTCAGCTACGCGATCACACCCGGGACCTTCGAGGACATCGTCGAGTTCGTCGTGCCCGAACTGCAGCGCCGCGGCCGGTACCCGACCGAGTACCAGCCCGGGACGCTGCGACAGAAGCTGCACGGCCGAGGCGACCGGCTTCCCGACGAGCACCGCGGCGCGCGGTACCGGGTGGGCCAGACGGTCGGCGCCGAAGCCTGA
- a CDS encoding acyl-CoA dehydrogenase family protein: MTIAPSPAERRTETFAPWGGHADADELAHWTGVARTVADALAVDVVERDRSNALPVAPVALLRTSGLADLVVPTDLGGHGAHWETAFAVARVIARVDASVAQILGYSWLNQACAVFYGTDASHTRDVLARSAAGHWVWSDSFNPISPDLALVADGDRYLLNGRKAFATGAAVADVIVAGAIAEGGRHDGELVVFALDAGRDGIRHLGDWDNIGYRASASGGVEYTDVVVTDADVIGVDRDEPFSSVVTPGVQLLFGNIYLGVAEGALAQAAALTRARPNSWFLSGVDRYADDPITHRLFGELVSRTAAVEALADRLNRRYDEVVARGHATTADQRAAIEIEVARLKVVSTEVGLDVASRVFELTGASSTKSAIALDLHWRNLRTHSLHDPVDYKRIEVGAHFLNGTVQPVSLYT; encoded by the coding sequence ATGACCATCGCACCATCGCCGGCCGAGCGCCGCACCGAGACGTTCGCCCCGTGGGGCGGCCACGCCGACGCAGACGAACTCGCGCACTGGACCGGTGTCGCCCGCACTGTCGCCGACGCACTCGCGGTCGACGTCGTCGAGCGCGACCGGTCGAACGCCCTGCCGGTCGCGCCTGTGGCCCTGCTGCGAACCAGCGGGCTGGCCGACCTGGTGGTGCCGACCGACCTCGGCGGCCACGGCGCCCACTGGGAGACCGCGTTCGCGGTCGCGCGCGTCATCGCGCGCGTCGATGCATCCGTCGCCCAGATCCTCGGATACAGCTGGCTGAACCAGGCGTGCGCGGTCTTCTACGGCACGGATGCCTCGCACACTCGTGACGTGCTCGCGCGAAGCGCCGCGGGGCACTGGGTCTGGAGCGACTCGTTCAATCCGATCAGTCCCGATCTCGCGCTCGTGGCCGACGGCGATCGGTACCTGCTGAACGGGCGGAAGGCGTTCGCCACGGGTGCCGCGGTCGCCGACGTGATCGTCGCCGGCGCCATCGCCGAGGGCGGCCGGCACGACGGCGAGCTGGTCGTGTTCGCGCTCGACGCCGGGCGCGACGGCATCCGCCACCTGGGCGACTGGGACAACATCGGGTACCGGGCCTCCGCGAGCGGCGGCGTCGAGTACACGGACGTGGTCGTGACCGATGCCGACGTGATCGGCGTCGACCGCGACGAACCGTTCTCGTCGGTCGTGACCCCCGGCGTGCAGCTGCTGTTCGGCAACATCTACCTCGGCGTCGCCGAGGGCGCGCTCGCGCAGGCCGCCGCGCTCACCCGCGCGCGGCCGAACTCATGGTTCCTCTCAGGGGTCGACCGCTACGCCGACGACCCGATCACGCACCGGCTGTTCGGCGAGCTGGTCTCGCGTACCGCCGCGGTCGAGGCGCTCGCCGACCGTCTGAACCGCCGGTACGACGAGGTCGTGGCCCGCGGGCACGCCACCACGGCCGACCAGCGCGCCGCCATCGAGATCGAGGTCGCCCGGCTCAAGGTCGTCTCGACCGAGGTGGGTCTCGATGTCGCGTCGCGGGTCTTCGAGCTCACTGGTGCGAGCTCGACGAAGTCGGCCATCGCCCTCGACCTGCACTGGCGCAACCTGCGGACCCACAGCCTGCACGACCCGGTCGACTACAAGCGCATCGAGGTCGGCGCGCACTTCCTGAACGGCACCGTGCAGCCCGTGAGCCTCTACACATGA
- a CDS encoding acyl-CoA dehydrogenase family protein: MTAPAHRYADVFAEIGAGSLQRELDRELPVDAIAALKRAGFTGVRVPRKFGGDGADLTELFALLVDLASHDPHVPQALRGHIAFVEDRLNAPPSPDRDEWLRRFAAGELVGNAVTEIGNVALGDTATRLAPSADGYAITGRKYYTTGSIFAEWIDATALDPDGVEVAALVSTAHDAVEVSDDWNGFGQRLTGSGTAVFAGAPVRREHVYPFAERFGYQTALYQLVLVAVQAGIARAAARDAADQVATRARTFSHGNAARTRDDPQILEIVGRIEADAFAADAIVRRAAAVLQQAYEARDADPATRSAAKRAAELASAQAQLTITPLALDAATRLFDALGASATSTSLALDRHWRNARTVASHNPAAFKARIVGDAVVNDAEPPYEWAIGVPKAATG, from the coding sequence ATGACCGCCCCCGCACACCGATACGCCGACGTCTTCGCCGAGATCGGCGCCGGATCGCTGCAGCGCGAGCTCGATCGCGAACTGCCGGTCGACGCGATCGCGGCGCTGAAGCGCGCGGGATTCACGGGCGTTCGCGTGCCGCGCAAGTTCGGCGGCGACGGCGCCGACCTGACCGAGCTGTTCGCGCTCCTCGTCGACCTCGCGTCGCACGACCCCCACGTCCCGCAAGCGCTGCGCGGGCACATCGCGTTCGTCGAGGACCGCTTGAACGCGCCGCCGAGTCCCGACCGCGACGAGTGGCTGCGACGGTTCGCCGCCGGCGAGCTCGTCGGCAACGCCGTCACCGAGATCGGCAACGTCGCGCTCGGCGACACCGCGACCCGCCTGGCGCCGAGCGCTGACGGCTATGCGATCACCGGTCGCAAGTACTACACGACCGGCTCGATCTTCGCCGAGTGGATCGACGCGACCGCGCTCGACCCAGACGGCGTCGAGGTCGCCGCGCTCGTATCGACCGCGCACGATGCGGTCGAGGTGAGCGACGACTGGAACGGGTTCGGTCAGCGGCTCACCGGCAGCGGCACCGCGGTCTTCGCCGGCGCGCCGGTGCGCCGCGAGCACGTCTACCCGTTCGCCGAGCGGTTCGGCTATCAGACCGCGCTGTACCAGCTCGTGCTCGTCGCGGTGCAGGCCGGTATCGCCCGTGCGGCCGCCCGCGACGCCGCCGACCAGGTCGCGACCCGGGCCCGCACCTTCAGCCATGGCAACGCCGCACGCACCCGCGACGACCCGCAGATCCTCGAGATCGTCGGTCGCATCGAGGCGGACGCATTCGCCGCCGACGCGATCGTGCGGCGCGCCGCCGCGGTGCTGCAGCAGGCCTACGAGGCACGAGACGCCGACCCAGCGACCCGATCCGCAGCCAAGCGCGCGGCCGAGCTCGCCTCGGCGCAGGCGCAGCTCACGATCACACCCCTCGCGCTCGACGCCGCCACGCGACTGTTCGACGCACTCGGGGCCAGCGCGACGAGTACCTCGCTCGCCCTCGATCGCCATTGGCGCAACGCCCGCACGGTCGCAAGCCACAACCCCGCCGCGTTCAAGGCCCGCATCGTCGGCGACGCGGTCGTCAACGACGCCGAACCGCCC